In the Hordeum vulgare subsp. vulgare chromosome 7H, MorexV3_pseudomolecules_assembly, whole genome shotgun sequence genome, one interval contains:
- the LOC123407851 gene encoding probable serine/threonine-protein kinase PBL19, with amino-acid sequence MGCFAFKGGKSKPAAEPKPDGPKRSRASSSSASTPTRSIQELSEERGAARLRVFGLEELGSATNGFSRALKVGEGGFGSVYRAFFRSAAGGRVVLAVKRLNQRSLQVRNLE; translated from the coding sequence ATGGGATGCTTCGCGTTCAAGGGCGGCAAGAGCAAGCCGGCGGCGGAGCCCAAGCCGGACGGGCCGAAGCGGAGCAGGGCGTCGTCCTCGTCGGCGTCGACGCCGACGAGGAGCATCCAGGAGCTCTCGGAGGAGCGGGGCGCGGCGCGGCTGCGCGTGTTCGGGCTGGAGGAGCTCGGCAGCGCCACCAACGGCTTCAGCCGCGCGCTCAAGGTCGGCGAGGGCGGCTTCGGCTCCGTCTACCGCGCCTTCTTCCGCTCCGCCGCCGGCGGCCGCGTCGTCCTCGCCGTCAAGCGCCTCAACCAGCGCAGCCTGCAGGTCAGAAACCTGGAATAA